A part of Kitasatospora acidiphila genomic DNA contains:
- a CDS encoding DUF485 domain-containing protein, whose protein sequence is MDHPAQPEPQAGGDLTATAPAPALADQITQDPALRTLRSTTRGFAFPVTVGFLLWYLLYVLLSSYAHGFMAATLFGSINVALLMGLLQFVSTFAIAAWYARFANRRLDPIAEELRHRYAAPTAAEQAPRNATPQEAGE, encoded by the coding sequence GTGGACCATCCCGCTCAACCCGAGCCCCAGGCCGGCGGCGACCTCACGGCAACCGCCCCCGCCCCCGCCCTCGCGGACCAGATCACCCAGGACCCCGCCCTACGCACCCTGCGCAGCACCACCCGCGGTTTCGCCTTCCCGGTGACCGTCGGCTTCCTGCTCTGGTACCTGCTCTACGTGCTGCTCTCCAGCTATGCGCACGGCTTCATGGCCGCCACGCTGTTCGGCAGCATCAACGTGGCACTGCTGATGGGCCTGCTGCAGTTCGTCAGCACCTTCGCCATCGCCGCCTGGTACGCGCGCTTCGCGAACCGCCGGCTGGACCCGATCGCCGAGGAGCTGCGGCACCGGTACGCCGCGCCCACCGCAGCCGAGCAG
- a CDS encoding zinc-dependent alcohol dehydrogenase family protein yields the protein MRATVIHGPNDIRIEEVPDPVVQQPTDAVVRVVNACICGSDLWAYRGVAAREAGQRIGHEFLGIVEAVGSEVNGVKPGDFVVAPFVWSDGVCDYCREGLQTSCPHGGFWGSVGSDGGQGEAVRVPFADGTLVQLPKEAATDQALLPSLLALSDVMATGHHAAVAAKVRPGATVAVVGDGAVGLCGVLAAQRLGAERIIALGRHEVRTAIARRFGATDVVAERGEAAIEAVRELTGGHGAHAVLEAVGTEESMRTAISIARDGGAVGYVGVPHGGSAGVDIGQMFGRNVALGGGVAPARAYIPELLVDVLNGRIEPGLVFDRTVDLDGVPDGYRAMDDRSALKVRIAF from the coding sequence ATGCGCGCCACCGTGATCCACGGCCCGAACGACATCCGGATCGAGGAGGTCCCCGACCCGGTGGTCCAGCAGCCCACCGACGCGGTGGTGCGGGTGGTCAACGCCTGTATCTGCGGCAGCGACCTGTGGGCCTATCGCGGGGTCGCGGCCCGTGAGGCCGGCCAGCGGATCGGACACGAGTTCCTCGGCATCGTCGAAGCGGTCGGCAGTGAGGTGAACGGCGTCAAGCCGGGCGACTTCGTGGTTGCTCCGTTCGTGTGGTCCGACGGCGTCTGCGACTACTGCCGCGAGGGCCTGCAGACCTCCTGCCCGCACGGTGGCTTCTGGGGCAGCGTGGGTTCGGACGGCGGGCAGGGCGAGGCGGTCCGGGTGCCGTTCGCCGACGGCACCCTGGTGCAGCTGCCCAAGGAGGCGGCCACCGACCAGGCGCTGCTGCCGAGCCTGCTGGCGCTCTCCGATGTGATGGCCACCGGTCACCACGCGGCGGTGGCGGCCAAGGTGCGCCCGGGGGCCACGGTCGCCGTGGTCGGCGACGGCGCGGTGGGGCTGTGCGGGGTGCTGGCCGCGCAGCGGCTGGGTGCCGAGCGGATCATCGCGCTGGGCCGGCACGAGGTGCGCACCGCGATCGCCCGGCGGTTCGGGGCCACCGATGTGGTGGCCGAGCGCGGCGAGGCGGCCATCGAGGCGGTGCGCGAGCTGACCGGCGGTCATGGCGCGCACGCGGTGCTGGAGGCGGTCGGGACCGAGGAGTCGATGCGGACCGCGATCTCGATCGCCCGGGACGGCGGCGCGGTCGGCTACGTCGGGGTGCCGCACGGCGGCAGCGCCGGTGTCGACATCGGCCAGATGTTCGGCCGGAACGTCGCGCTCGGCGGCGGCGTCGCGCCGGCTCGCGCCTACATCCCGGAGCTGCTCGTCGACGTGCTGAATGGCCGGATCGAGCCCGGCCTGGTCTTCGACCGCACGGTGGACCTGGACGGCGTGCCGGACGGCTACCGCGCGATGGACGACCGCTCGGCGCTCAAGGTGCGGATCGCGTTCTGA
- a CDS encoding SDR family oxidoreductase: MDLGLQDKVYVLTGASRGLGFAAARELVADGARVVLTGRHKDRLDAAVSVLGGPDHAHGVVADNADPAAAGQVIAAATDRFGRFDGVLISVGGPTAGPVLTAADDDWRSAFESVFLGALRLARTAADSLTDGGVIGFVLSSSVRQPIPGLGISNGLRPGLAMAAKSLANELGPRGIRVLGLLPARIDTDRVRELDALAPDPAAARAAASAAIPLGRYGTPEEFGKVAAFALSPAASYLTGVMIPVDGGALTAL, encoded by the coding sequence ATGGATCTCGGACTGCAGGACAAGGTGTACGTGCTCACCGGCGCCAGCCGCGGCCTCGGCTTCGCCGCCGCCCGCGAGCTGGTGGCCGACGGCGCCCGGGTGGTCCTGACGGGCCGTCACAAGGACCGCCTCGACGCCGCCGTCTCCGTGCTGGGCGGCCCCGACCACGCGCACGGCGTGGTGGCCGACAACGCCGACCCGGCCGCTGCCGGGCAGGTGATCGCCGCCGCCACCGACCGGTTCGGGCGCTTCGACGGCGTCCTGATCAGCGTCGGCGGCCCGACCGCCGGCCCCGTCCTCACGGCCGCCGACGACGACTGGCGCAGCGCCTTCGAGTCCGTCTTCCTCGGCGCCCTGCGCCTGGCCCGCACCGCCGCCGATTCCCTCACCGACGGCGGCGTGATCGGCTTCGTGCTCTCCAGCTCGGTGCGCCAGCCGATCCCGGGCCTGGGCATCTCCAACGGCCTGCGCCCGGGCCTGGCGATGGCCGCCAAGTCGCTCGCCAACGAGCTCGGCCCGCGCGGCATCCGGGTCCTCGGCCTGCTGCCCGCCCGCATCGACACCGACCGGGTGCGCGAACTCGACGCCCTCGCCCCGGACCCCGCCGCCGCCCGCGCCGCCGCCAGTGCCGCGATCCCGCTGGGCCGCTACGGCACCCCCGAGGAGTTCGGCAAGGTCGCCGCCTTCGCCCTCTCCCCGGCCGCCTCCTACCTCACCGGCGTGATGATCCCGGTCGACGGCGGCGCCCTGACGGCGCTGTAA
- a CDS encoding response regulator transcription factor: MRILVAEDLYLLRDGMVRLIEACGHQVVATAATGPETLDALRTWRPDVSVIDVRMPPTQSDEGLRAALTARAEVPGLPVLILSQHVEQLYARELLADGSGGIGYLLKESVFDADQFVGALERVAAGGTAMDPAVIAKLLSSGSPDRAFKRLTDREFAVLGLMAEGLSNQAIGRRLFLSESAIGKYTTSLFGKLGITDDEDGNRRVRAVLAYLNK, encoded by the coding sequence ATGCGAATCCTTGTAGCCGAAGACCTCTACCTGCTCCGCGACGGCATGGTCCGCCTGATCGAGGCCTGCGGGCACCAGGTGGTGGCGACGGCCGCCACCGGGCCCGAGACGCTCGACGCGCTGCGGACCTGGCGCCCGGACGTCTCCGTCATCGACGTGCGGATGCCGCCGACCCAGTCGGACGAGGGCCTGCGCGCAGCCCTCACCGCCCGGGCGGAGGTGCCCGGGCTGCCGGTGCTGATCCTCTCCCAGCATGTCGAGCAGCTGTACGCACGGGAGTTGCTGGCCGACGGTTCCGGCGGGATCGGCTACCTGCTCAAGGAGAGCGTGTTCGACGCCGACCAGTTCGTCGGGGCGCTGGAACGCGTTGCCGCGGGCGGAACCGCCATGGACCCGGCCGTGATCGCGAAGCTGCTGTCCAGCGGCTCCCCGGATCGGGCGTTCAAGCGGCTCACCGACCGCGAGTTCGCGGTGCTGGGGCTGATGGCCGAGGGACTGTCCAACCAGGCGATCGGGCGGCGGCTCTTCCTGAGCGAGAGCGCGATCGGCAAGTACACCACCTCGCTGTTCGGCAAGTTGGGCATCACCGATGACGAGGACGGCAACCGGCGGGTGCGGGCGGTACTGGCCTACCTGAACAAGTAG
- a CDS encoding sensor histidine kinase yields the protein MGQLGLWVVRAAVGFGRACVVVAVSLLVPAVWAAAVALGIWWGAENPWSWLLPVVLVCVGTVALSRPVCRIVRLLVARWTATVIPDGYRQPGQLTRLSTGFWWNGFSYERTRRDALMDQKWRTRRHDPANWRDLRFIAIVPFTAGLVACAPPAGVVAAVLGLGRSESVARLVGVLGAVLAVAAAPYAWRPIEPVAVRFLRPSPAMALADRVTELTAQRADTTVAQAAEIRRIERDLHDGAQARLVALGLSLATARRLMETDPDQAKALMRDAQAGATASLAELRELIRGISPPVLSERGLADAVRALALDIPLDVSVSADDTALRLDPPIESAVYFGLAELLTNAVRHAGASRARVCLTRDDLGIVAEVEDDGRGGAGERAGGGLEGLRRRLAVFDGTLEITSPPGGPTRARMAVPCESL from the coding sequence GTGGGACAGCTCGGCTTGTGGGTGGTGCGCGCCGCAGTGGGGTTCGGGCGGGCGTGCGTCGTGGTGGCGGTGAGCCTGCTGGTTCCCGCCGTGTGGGCCGCCGCCGTCGCGCTGGGGATCTGGTGGGGTGCGGAGAACCCGTGGTCGTGGCTGCTGCCGGTGGTGCTGGTGTGCGTGGGCACGGTGGCACTGTCCCGGCCGGTCTGCCGGATCGTCCGCCTCCTGGTCGCGCGGTGGACCGCCACCGTCATCCCCGACGGGTACCGGCAGCCCGGGCAGCTGACGCGGCTGTCCACCGGCTTCTGGTGGAACGGCTTCTCCTATGAACGCACCCGCCGGGACGCCCTGATGGACCAGAAGTGGCGGACCCGCCGGCACGATCCCGCCAACTGGCGCGATCTGCGGTTCATCGCGATCGTCCCGTTCACCGCGGGCCTGGTCGCCTGCGCCCCGCCGGCCGGCGTGGTTGCGGCGGTGCTCGGGCTCGGGCGGTCTGAGTCCGTCGCGCGCCTGGTCGGGGTGCTCGGCGCGGTGCTGGCCGTCGCCGCCGCCCCGTACGCCTGGCGACCCATCGAGCCGGTGGCCGTCCGCTTCCTGCGCCCGTCGCCCGCGATGGCGCTGGCGGACCGGGTGACGGAGCTGACCGCCCAGCGCGCGGACACCACCGTCGCGCAGGCTGCCGAAATCCGGCGCATCGAACGGGACTTGCACGACGGTGCGCAGGCCCGGTTGGTCGCGCTGGGACTCTCGCTGGCCACCGCCCGGCGACTGATGGAGACCGACCCCGACCAGGCCAAGGCGCTGATGCGGGACGCGCAGGCCGGCGCCACCGCCTCGCTGGCCGAACTGCGCGAACTCATCAGGGGGATCAGCCCGCCCGTACTGAGCGAGCGAGGGCTCGCCGACGCCGTCCGGGCCCTCGCCCTGGACATCCCGCTCGATGTGTCCGTCAGCGCCGACGACACCGCACTGCGCCTGGACCCGCCGATCGAGTCCGCCGTCTACTTCGGCCTCGCCGAACTGCTCACCAACGCCGTCCGGCACGCCGGGGCTTCGCGGGCGCGGGTCTGCCTGACGAGGGATGACCTGGGCATCGTCGCCGAGGTCGAGGACGACGGCCGGGGCGGGGCCGGCGAACGGGCCGGCGGCGGACTCGAAGGCCTGCGCCGCCGACTCGCGGTCTTCGACGGCACCTTGGAGATCACCAGCCCGCCGGGCGGCCCGACCCGTGCCAGGATGGCGGTGCCATGCGAATCCTTGTAG